The sequence TATTAACCGGAGCCCAACCATGCGCAATAACGCCTTGCCTCAAAAAATTGGCGTGTTCATTTGGAGGGCTCATATGGGAAGGTTACCTATTCGGGTGGAGTTAGATAAAAGGGGAACAGACCTTGACTGGGTTCTTTGTGCATTATGCAAAAACGAGATTGAAACAGGGGACCGTGTGTTACGATCGTGCACCTTTGCAAAAGATATTTGGAAGAGAGTTCTATCGTGGTGGAAAAACAACTCGCAAATGTACTCCTCCGTGGCAGATATGTTTCGAGGTATGAAGGATAATCAAGCATCAaatgaatttttaaaaatatggcAAACAATAGAATGGGTTGTGGGATATTCACTATGGAAAAAACGCAACTCGAAGTTGTTCAGACGCAATATGTTGATTGCCCCGGTCGTTTTCAACGAGATTCAATCAACAAACTATCAATGGATCTTAAATCGTTCGAAAAAGTTAGATTTAGATTGGAATCAATGGCTTCTCAACCCCGACGTTTATGATGATCATGGTTGATAGTCATGTAGGATTAATATGCAAGGTACaatatataactatatggtcaacctcatttgagccttcgaggtcacacacatatatacaccgagacgtcaaataaaatatatatatgatttatatatattactcaagtaacaaaatagtaaatcgaaattaattcatttactattcatatgaatagtaaatgaatcgaaattaattaatttactattcacatgaaagcgacatgatagaaattattaattataagttacataacatacccctgaagtattt comes from Rutidosis leptorrhynchoides isolate AG116_Rl617_1_P2 chromosome 4, CSIRO_AGI_Rlap_v1, whole genome shotgun sequence and encodes:
- the LOC139843036 gene encoding uncharacterized protein — protein: MVLNTNSRNCSVWMWSSIQKNELEFRILNINVPNSFTKKRFNGRETLIWKDLWLDNQLLCERFGRLFRLDANEDSTLAERMTITEKDMWTLTLQNNGCFSSSALNKIRNEHLLPPPINRSPTMRNNALPQKIGVFIWRAHMGRLPIRVELDKRGTDLDWVLCALCKNEIETGDRVLRSCTFAKDIWKRVLSWWKNNSQMYSSVADMFRGMKDNQASNEFLKIWQTIEWVVGYSLWKKRNSKLFRRNMLIAPVVFNEIQSTNYQWILNRSKKLDLDWNQWLLNPDVYDDHG